A portion of the Phycodurus eques isolate BA_2022a chromosome 3, UOR_Pequ_1.1, whole genome shotgun sequence genome contains these proteins:
- the LOC133400259 gene encoding uncharacterized protein LOC133400259 isoform X3 has translation MSLLCVRVKKAKLSGPPDKFNAYVTLKVQNVKSTTIAVRGNQPCWEQDFMFEIGHRDSGLVAELWNKGLIWDTLIGTALLPLDAIRQSNEEGPGEWTCLDSEVLMKEDEIFETTKPTSHQVLLDARFELPFDIPEGEAQYWTRKLDRINNMSIHDQDYSPRDDAVHRGRMASVPSQCCNWTYFGWTDQQSMPLDDHDSAMDDHDSEAGVRAPPPRYHNTAQTNSSAHQYPIGIRVQHQQFSRDSDSVHSFENGYLDLRGSSRRSVRIVPVDSGMGVEDWEGRYKFPDSGVLDDYLDQEQKMWEDEDKSIIYRLADTPPTTLPESRGTRFYQTVECDSLSPEDRQAHHQLPGFGTGDVRLVYREAGNFEGETSPPEIDIIPSVKRLQQHVDREGLLFKTRLWAKTALEDSYAAFCEEEAAREAARIRSEFGSVGSDEMQYSFGSDEELEDLMFTEADTTYEYELYNYPGRYAPLLGGSRMGPDPSLLPEEEPCEDYIDPMDELKCLVDSVSHYLAVKEEELNSYESEQKSVRRKLPSLPVVPPEDSKSEDVKAEDIKADDVKTEDVKAEDVKAEDKAGVKNVMTSLFNTITGTKTNTDVEALAPPKVPAADSGIFKLLSIIPKSSPEATETAGVTTRYPPSSVATSQPESGISKLLSFIPKSGGTTPPVAIVPPACQEPPTEKTFSLQSLMPFQSSESTRQAEASQTSNSAEAQGANQTTSGLESVLGRLSTMRLFSSAPPPREPSPSREPSPQASEQQSTSATSNDSVAPVPSPNNSSQIELRPDSGSESVELFPDTGSGSVEILPETESSGELPDIQQRIQMLPEPKPETTAEVTGLFSPFRKSLSSLISTNPHENSTTSPKPPEESFLSGKLKIPFFSSEDPPTASQAKPEGGVLSGFLKFATGEDTSVPQRSPSTSATRTPLPSRTALLESTPKGNTETGWFSNLFKVAQSEPAKDLAKSPVTPSVTLTKPSSRTDPHTEHSECTAGEIEILSDNASQSETEVQTKDQPESLPETPQPQGFLSGLLKIGPTEESKQTQGGDSQPQQGGLFSGMFSSPSPPFCQTQNPAAQPSTGILSGFLKFTSDNMSAPTTQPPATGPQSRSGQVPGQGQAAGAQPPIGGLLSGLFKKATDSVTHSSKEVKTDVMNQMTRINKNEQNLTQGTPRSGVPSGEIKLGSLGSSPRDKLDQQIEVTSDQQQNLPPKTIATTPQPQKAPSATQAAQSANQQSSNLLSGLFNKIVEPTTASSQPQSAPPQQGGFLSGLFGTGSQDLAPANSQNQQQSGPPGPQLSQQPSIRPNLYRQKQIPPQQLPPSSPVGMFTGFLSKIAEAKAPPTDTPSDSQQDQQKAQMAGSKTTQQPLNQQGGFLSGLFSSGPPTPAQQKQSQQPPVSPSNRQPLQRQSQIPQQSAAPAAEPQQGGLLSGLFSRLTTDNPPQQSIPHAEFQQGAKSNAARSQQNAGPLGQQGGFLSGLFSQTPSPQQQVLGKSPQHTTTEQPSQGGGLLSGFLKLASGESASQEEQTPKTQGGQPGQCPAPSESGGIYTDLLNKISVNVEQTSCPADQANQKTIQQQPLRAGQGRPQIQRTKPVEIHSAPDAAGEKDSKDHKGFLSGLFSAKEESSSKTSILGKGETKPTSMSNTAPGLLSSIFKTAPSNNTASAQEKEPEKGLINHFLPKTKEDTPSWTAPITSSSITVSTGDNLSEELLPQIWNAPTVSPTQRYLEEIHRLLYGTAGEYGYKDLLYNFTEHGVIPPELYEHQSLIEALLWQQLNDYALAEALSAQAQEGYRDCRGSLTAAARPPQWGGNVWPNPKEIDISHFNVPLHPWRDPSAQLFESRNCFLEPGEDLVLFDMTCRHKMPWTSCDHLDELGRKRQPWDTEGGGLNLSSEKSKTRLQRCQSLTEFNYLAEKTGALKEVTVDDFSLKSATDFLKQLTTKKGPVDLRHGAMDLSRSAVAVGLSDDKMLFEDSEWYQQWLSLLDQGLWWPAEAGDCGYYVYTNGDFIYSLLTDRAGRHLYACAAPEDQQTLSNITENIANILTQKEKEKVTLCGFKIPLCPKEKAPWFPEQPHTISGLPDAPEDLSSALHKGEKIMNMNLESFSQMFQESLVSQAEAPVDFTVYKMKKIMVGAAENLPSCCEPPMKPADLTLNSLKAAHGRPYWMNQEVKDIPTSPTPTSPRSYKPISPKKYHPIPEIRIRTCG, from the exons TGAGATCGGTCATCGGGATTCCGGCCTGGTGGCAGAATTATGGAACAAGGGTTTAATTTGGGACACTTTGATTGGCACGGCCCTCCTGCCGCTCGACGCTATTCGACAATCCAACGAG GAGGGTCCCGGAGAGTGGACTTGTCTGGACTCGGAAGTTCTAATGAAGGAAGACGAGATCTTCGAAACTACCAAGCCGACTTCTCACCAAGTGCTGCTTGACGCACGCTTTGAGCTGCCTTTTG ACATTCCAGAGGGCGAAGCTCAATATTGGACTCGTAAGCTGGATCGCATAAACAACATGAGCATTCACGACCAGGAT TATTCCCCGCGCGACGATGCAGTCCACAGGGGACGAATGGCGTCCGTGCCCTCGCAATGCT GCAATTGGACTTATTTTGGATGGACTGACCAGCAAAGTATGC CTTTAGACGATCATGACAGCGCGATGGACGACCACGACAGTGAAGCGGGCGTCCGCGCGCCGCCTCCACGCTACCACAACACCGCACAGACCAACTCGTCTGCACACCAGTATCCCATCGGGATCCGGGTCCAGCACCAGCAGTTCTCAAGGGACTCTGACTCAGTGCACAGCTTTGAGAACGGTTACCTGGACCTGCGGGGTTCCAG TAGGCGCAGCGTAAGAATAGTTCCGGTGGATTCGGGCATGGGTGTGGAGGACTGGGAGGGCAGGTATAAATTTCCTGACTCAGGAGTCCTGGATGACTACTTGGACCAGGAGCAGAAGATGTGGGAGGACGAGGACAAGAGCATCATTTACCGCCTCGCTGACACACCGCCAACAACACTGCCTGAGTCCAGAGGCACCAGGTTCTACCAGACGGTAGAGTGCGATTCCCTTTCACCCGAGGACCGCCAGGCACACCACCAGCTGCCTGGTTTCGGCACCGGAGACGTCCGCTTGGTTTACCGGGAAGCTGGCAACTTTGAGGGCGAGACGTCTCCTCCGGAGATTGACATAATCCCATCCGTCAAACGCCTCCAACAGCATGTTGACCGGGAAGGTCTGCTCTTCAAAACCAGATTGTGGGCCAAGACCGCATTGGAGGACAGCTATGCAGCATTCTGCGAGGAAGAGGCGGCCCGAGAGGCAGCTAGGATCAGGAGCGAATTCGGATCAGTTGGTTCCGACGAAATGCAGTACTCCTTCGGATCGGACGAGGAACTGGAGGACCTGATGTTCACAGAGGCAGATACCACATATGAGTACGAGTTGTACAACTATCCTGGCAGGTATGCACCCCTTCTTGGAGGGTCCAGAATGGGACCAGACCCCAGCCTTTTGCCTGAGGAGGAGCCCTGTGAGGACTACATCGACCCGATGGATGAACTGAAGTGCTTAGTTGACTCTGTTTCTCATTACCTGGCTGTAAAAGAGGAGGAGCTCAACAGCTATGAGTCAGAGCAGAAATCGGTAAGGCGAAAACTGCCATCACTACCAGTTGTGCCGCCTGAGGACAGTAAAAGTGAGGATGTCAAAGCAGAGGACATCAAAGCCGATGATGTCAAAACTGAGGACGTCAAAGCTGAGGACGTCAAAGCTGAGGACAAAGCTGGTGTTAAAAACGTCATGACGTCATTGTTCAATACAATTACCGGAACCAAAACCAACACAGATGTAGAGGCTTTGGCGCCTCCCAAGGTTCCCGCAGCTGACTCCGGTATCTTCAAACTGCTTTCCATAATCCCAAAAAGTAGCCCTGAAGCCACAGAAACAGCCGGGGTGACGACAAGGTATCCGCCATCCTCCGTGGCGACCTCCCAGCCAGAGTCTGGGATTTCCAAGCTGCTTTCTTTCATTCCCAAAAGTGGCGGCACAACCCCCCCGGTGGCCATCGTTCCCCCTGCCTGCCAGGAGCCCCCCACTGAGAAGACGTTCTCACTGCAATCTCTCATGCCTTTCCAATCATCAGAATCCACTCGGCAAGCTGAAGCTAGTCAGACATCTAATAGCGCAGAGGCACAAGGTGCTAACCAAACCACTTCTGGTTTAGAATCTGTGCTCGGGAGGCTTAGTACTATGAGGTTGTTTTCCAGTGCACCCCCACCAAGAGAACCATCCCCGTCAAGAGAGCCATCCCCTCAAGCATCAGAACAACAAAGTACATCAGCCACCAGCAATGACTCAGTAGCCCCAGTCCCTAGTCCTAATAATAGTTCACAAATAGAACTAAGACCAGATTCTGGGAGTGAATCCGTTGAGCTCTTTCCGGACACAGGAAGTGGATCAGTAGAGATTCTTCCAGAGACTGAATCGTCTGGCGAACTACCGGATATTCAGCAAAGAATTCAGATGTTACCTGAACCAAAACCTGAAACCACCGCGGAAGTTACAGGCTTGTTCAGTCCTTTTAGGAAATCTCTCTCCAGTTTGATTTCTACAAATCCTCATGAAAACTCCACAACAAGCCCCAAACCGCCAgaggaatcatttttaagtggCAAACTCAAGATCCCGTTCTTCTCTTCTGAAGATCCTCCCACTGCAAGCCAAGCAAAACCAGAAGGAGGGGTTCTGTCTGGGTTTCTTAAGTTTGCCACCGGGGAGGATACCAGTGTGCCACAAAGGAGTCCATCCACGAGTGCCACAAGAACACCCTTGCCGAGCCGCACTGCACTACTTGAAAGCACCCCAAAAGGAAACACTGAAACAGGCTGGTTTTCAAACCTGTTCAAGGTGGCTCAAAGTGAACCGGCTAAGGATCTTGCAAAATCTCCAGTGACTCCCAGTGTGACACTCACCAAACCTAGTAGCCGAACGGACCCACATACTGAGCACTCAGAGTGTACTGCCGGCGAAATAGAAATATTATCAGACAATGCCTCTCAGAGTGAGACTGAGGTCCAAACAAAGGATCAACCGGAATCCCTACCAGAAACTCCACAGCCTCAGGGGTTTCTGTCCGGGTTGTTGAAAATCGGGCCTACAGAAGAGTCTAAGCAGACCCAAGGAGGGGACAGTCAGCCTCAACAAGGAGGCCTCTTTTCAGGCATGTTTTCCTCACCCTCCCCACCTTTTTGTCAAACACAGAATCCTGCAGCTCAACCATCGACGGGAATCTTATCTGGATTCTTAAAATTCACCTCTGACAACATGTCAGCTCCTACAACTCAGCCACCAGCAACTGGGCCACAAAGCCGATCTGGCCAAGTACCTGGTCAAGGACAAGCTGCAGGTGCACAACCCCCAATTGGTGGACTGCTATCtggtctttttaaaaaagccaCAGACTCTGTTACTCACTCTAGTAAGGAAGTCAAAACAGATGTAATGAACCAAATGaccagaataaataaaaatgaacagaaCTTAACTCAAGGGACACCTCGGTCAGGGGTTCCGTCGGGAGAAATCAAATTAGGTTCCTTGGGAAGTTCTCCCCGTGACAAGCTGGACCAGCAAATAGAAGTCACCTCAGATCAACAACAAAACTTACCACCAAAAACTATAGCTACGACACCACAGCCACAGAAAGCACCTTCAGCTACCCAAGCTGCACAGTCAGCAAATCAACAGTCGAGCAATTTGTTGTCTGGACTTTTTAACAAAATTGTAGAACCTACCACTGCATCATCTCAGCCACAGTCAGCACCCCCTCAGCAAGGGGGCTTCCTCTCAGGCCTCTTTGGAACTGGGAGCCAAGACCTAGCCCCTGCTAATTCACAGAACCAGCAACAAAGTGGCCCACCGGGGCCGCAACTGTCTCAGCAACCAAGCATCAGACCAAATTTATATAGGCAAAAGCAAATTCCCCCACAGCAGCTGCCCCCAAGCAGTCCTGTGGGGATGTTCACTGGATTCTTAAGCAAAATTGCAGAAGCAAAGGCCCCGCCGACTGACACTCCATCAGATAGTCAACAAGACCAGCAAAAAGCACAAATGGCAGGTTCTAAGACAACCCAGCAACCCCTCAATCAACAAGGAGGTTTCCTGTCTGGACTCTTTTCATCAGGTCCTCCTACTCCAGCGCAGCAAAAGCAGTCACAGCAGCCACCTGTGAGTCCTTCCAACAGGCAGCCACTGCAAAGACAAAGCCAAATACCCCAACAATCTGCTGCCCCTGCGGCCGAGCCGCAGCAAGGCGGGCTATTGTCAGGGCTGTTCAGTAGATTAACCACCGATAACCCACCGCAACAATCGATCCCGCATGCAGAGTTTCAACAGGGGGCTAAATCAAACGCTGCTCGATCTCAGCAAAATGCAGGTCCACTTGGTCAACAGGGAGGTTTCCTGTCTGGGCTGTTTAGTCAAACACCGTCTCCACAGCAGCAAGTGCTGGGAAAAAGTCCTCAACATACCACGACAGAACAACCCAGTCAAGGCGGAGGCTTACTCTCAGGCTTTCTGAAGCTTGCATCTGGTGAGAGTGCATCTCAGGAAGAGCAGACACCCAAAACCCAGGGTGGTCAACCGGGCCAATGTCCAGCCCCATCTGAATCAGGTGGGATATACACTGACCTGCTTAACAAAATTTCCGTTAATGTGGAGCAAACATCGTGTCCAGCTGACCAggcaaaccaaaaaacaatacAGCAACAGCCACTACGTGCGGGACAAGGACGTCCGCAGATTCAGAGAACAAAACCAGTGGAAATTCATTCCGCACCTGATGCAGCGGGAGAGAAGGACTCAAAAGATCACAAGGGCTTCCTCTCAGGTCTGTTTAGTGCCAAGGAGGAGTCATCCTCAAAGACCTCCATCCTCGGAAAGGGCGAAACAAAACCAACCAGCATGAGTAACACAGCTCCTGGTCTGTTGTCGAGCATTTTTAAAACTGCCCCCAGTAACAACACCGCTTCTGCTCAGGAAAAAGAACCGGAAAAAGGCCTCATTAACCATTTCCTGCCTAAGACGAAGGAGGATACACCTTCTTGGACAGCACCAATTACGTCTTCTTCCATTACAGTTTCTACAGGTGACAACCTCTCAGAAGAATTACTGCCACAAATTTGGAACGCTCCTACGGTGTCACCCACCCAGCGTTACCTCGAAGAAATTCATCGTCTCTTGTATGGGACAGCAGGAGAGTATGGCTACAAGGACCTTCTGTACAACTTCACAGAGCATGGCGTGATTCCGCCCGAGCTTTACGAGCACCAATCTCTCATCGAGGCGCTCCTGTGGCAACAGCTCAATGACTATGCTCTTGCAGAGGCTCTTTCCGCTCAAGCTCAGGAAGGCTACCGTGATTGCCGAGGATCTTTGACAGCTGCAGCCAGACCGCCCCAGTGGGGTGGTAATGTATGGCCGAATCCTAAGGAAATTGATATCAGTCATTTTAACGTGCCATTGCATCCGTGGAGGGATCCTTCCGCCCAACTTTTTGAGAGCAGAAATTGCTTCCTGGAACCGGGTGAAGACCTGGTTTTGTTTGATATGACCTGTAGACACAAGATGCCCTGGACCAGCTGTGACCACTTGGATGAACTTGGCAGAAAACGACAACCCTGGGATACGGAGGGCGGGGGTCTAAATCTGTCTAGCGAAAAGTCAAAGACCAGACTACAGCGATGTCAGTCTCTCACAGAATTCAACTACTTAGCGGAGAAGACAGGGGCTTTAAAAGAGGTAACTGTCGATGACTTTAGTTTGAAGTCAGCTACAGACTTTTTAAAACAACTCACTACCAAAAAAGGTCCAGTGGATCTAAGGCACGGTGCTATGGATTTAAGCAGATCAGCCGTGGCCGTGGGGCTCAGCGATGACAAAATGCTCTTCGAGGACTCAGAATGGTACCAACAGTGGCTGTCACTGTTGGATCAAGGGCTGTGGTGGCCAGCAGAAGCTGGAGATTGTGGATATTACGTGTACACCAATGGAGACTTTATTTATTCTCTTTTAACCGACAGAGCTGGTAGACACCTCTATGCTTGCGCCGCACCGGAAGACCAACAGACGCTTAGCAATATTACAGAAAACATTGCAAACATTCTGACccagaaagaaaaggaaaaagtaaCCTTGTGTGGATTTAAAATCCCACTCTGCCCGAAAGAAAAAGCTCCTTGGTTTCCAGAGCAGCCGCATACCATATCAGGGCTACCGGATGCTCCGGAGGATCTCAGCTCTGCCCTACATAAAGGTGAAAAAATCATGAACATGAACTTGGAAAGCTTCTCTCAGATGTTTCAGGAGTCCCTGGTCTCACAAGCGGAAGCCCCCGTGGACTTCACGGTTTATAAGATGAAAAAGATCATGGTGGGAGCAGCAGAAAACCTTCCAAGCTGCTGTGAGCCTCCAATGAAACCCGCCGATCTGACACTAAACTCGCTTAAAGCAGCTCACGGAAGACCTTACTGGATGAATCAAGAGGTAAAAGACATACCAACATCCCCCACTCCAACTTCTCCAAGATCCTACAAGCCAATATCTCCCAAGAAATATCACCCAATCCCTGAAATTAGGATTCGGACATGCGGATGA